TTCATTGCTTGATAGTTTTAGGTAGTAAATTAGTCACTTCTATATTTTGTGAAATATTTCTTGAATCGATAAGTTAGTAGAATTTGAATCAGTCAACAATTAATCACaagtcttcgtgggaacgatactctactcactactttattacttgacgattgtgtacacttgcgtgagtgtttttggtcgTAACAAGTTTTTGGTtccgttgccggggacttagaaattagctacttgactgagttgagcttttattagttatttgttcaagttttaattttcagTTTACCTTGTTTGTGTAAACACAgactcttctcttgaatgcggaggagtagaagcgCAAACAATATCCTTCCccttgatcctgaaattgaacgaaCACTTCACAGAGTGAGGAGGAAAGTTGAATCTAGAACTAGAATAGAAGAAGAGTTGGACATCGTAGTTCAACCACAACCAATAGAGATGGTAGGTAATGCAGAGTGTGTGGTGATTGAAGCTGCAAGGCCCAATCATGCTAATATGACTCATGATATTGTGAAGCCTGAGATCacagggcattttgaactcaaACAGTACATGGTATAACTGATTCAGTCCACAGGGCAATATGtgggtctatctcatgaagactcgcagaggcacattcagaatttctTGGAAATTACGACACTTACAATTATCCGAATatttccaaggactatgtcaggctgacACTTTTCCCCTTTTTACTGCTGGGGGAAGCTAAGGAATGGTTGCAAAAGGAGCCCGCGAACTCAGtccacacttgggatgatctatcAAGGAAATTCTTAATCATGTTTTTCCCCACTAAGAAAACAAAATCATTGAggagtcagattcttgggttAGAACAACGGCATGGCGAGACACTTCGTCAAGCTTGAGAAAGATACAAGAAGCTACTCAGAGAGTGCCCACATCATTGTCAGACTGATGAGGTATTGGGTCACACTTTTGTTGATGGGCTAGATGATGcatcaaagatgaatcttgattcagcttgtgggggtagttgcatggcgaaACCGTATATTAAAATCCAAATCTTGCTACATAACTTCACtactaatgatcataattggcaaggaGATGGGGATTCATGAAGGGCAATTAAACAGAAAGCAGCCAGATTGGTTGAGCTTGATGAATTCTCAGCCATGAGAGCCGAtatagcaaaattggcaaatcagATGAATAGAATGACAGTGCAACCAACACAACATATGCAACATGTACAACAAATGTCTATTTGTTGCGAACTATGTGGTGACAGTCATATGAGTGACATGTGCCCCACGAATCCTGAATTCATATACTATGTGGGGCAACATAGCAGCGGTCCAATAAATCAACatgcacaatatgggaacacttacaatccAAATTGGAAGAATCATCCCAACTTTTCATGGGGTGGAAATCAGCCAAATTAGAATTATTAAATACCCCAAGAAAATTTCAATCAACCTCAGAAGCCACCCCAACAAATGGAAGAGAGTACGAATGACTTGCTAAAGAAGTTGTTGCTTGACAATCAACAACTCAGAACCGATTTTAGAAATCTTGAGAGGCAAATGGGGCAATTAGCAGCAAGTCAAAATACTAGACCTGCAGGGGCCCTCCCCAATGATACAGAGAAGAACTCTCAAGTTAATGCAGTTACGCTTAGAAACGGGAGGGAACTAGAGGAAGTGCCAAAGAAGAGAAAGGACAAGCCTATACGTGAGGGGGAGTTGATTCCTAAAGCAACACATGAGTCAAATAAAGATGATGTAACTTCAGAGCCAGTGGAGGCTAtaaggccaccaccacctttccCCCAAAGATTGtagaaaaagaatgatgatcgcatgttcagcaaatttctctctatgttgagccaGGTTCAATATTCCACTTGTGGATATACTTCGTGAAATTCCAAAGTATgctaagtacataaaagatatagtggctcacaagagaAGATTGACTGAATTTAagacagttgcacttactgaggagtgcacttcaagggtccaaaacaagctccctcaaaagcttaaggatcctggcAGCTTCACCATCCCTGTGCAAATTGGTAATATTGATGTTGGTCGTTCACTTTATGATTTGGGGCAAGCATAAATCTGATGCCCTTATCCTTGTTCAAGAAATTGGGTCTGGGAGCTCCAAGACCAACTACTGTGATGTTGCAGCTGACTGATAGGTCCATAACACATCTTGAgggagtgattgaagatgtgtCGCTGCAAATTGGGAAATTTATCTTTCATGCAGACTTCATTATCCTAGATTATGAGGCTGATGAattggttccaatcatattgggacgACCTCTCTTGGCTATTGGTGATGCAATTATTAAAGTGAGAGAGGGAAAAATGATTTTGAGGGTGGATAGCAAGGAAGCAGTCTTTAATGTCTACAAAGCAATCCAACTTCCCCGCCACTATGAGGAGCTCTCAATGATATCTGTTGTGGAGGTTGATGACTAAATTCTTGACACGAGTGTATATCTAGACGATTCTCTAGAGAATGCACTTATGTTGTTCAATAGCTTGGAGATTGatgatgaggttgaggagatgatgcATATCCTAGATGCATCTTGTGCTTACATGCAAGGGATACACCCCTTTGAGCCCCTGAATAGGCCAAGTGGGCCTCCTCCAAAGCTGTCAATTGAGGAAGCTCCAAAATTGGAGCTTAAACCCATGCCTCCTCACCTTCAATATGCTTATTTGGGTGATTCTGACACTTTACCTGTTATTGTTTCTTCTGACTTGTCTAAATTGCAGGAAGAGAAGCTGTTGAGAGTGCTACGTGAGCACAAGCAagcaattgggtggacaatgtctGACATTAAGGGCattagtccagctttttgcatacataaaatcctcatggaggacggACACAAGCCAAGTGTAGAGCAACAACGCCGACTAAATCCAATTATGAAAGTGGTGGTAAGAAAAGAAATGATTAAGTGGCTTGATGCATGTATTATATTTCTAATCTCggatagcaaatgggtaagccCCGTTCAATGTGTACCTAAGAAAGGGGGGATAACTATAGTGGTCAATTAAAATAATGACTTGATTCCCACACGAACTGTCACTGGGTGGAgaatttgcatagattatagaaaattgaacaaTGCCACTCGAAAGGACCACTTCCTCCTCCCCTTTATTgctcaaatgcttgatagattagctaGCCAGGAATACTATTGTTTCTtagattgttatgcgggttataatcagattgctatagccccagaggaccaagagaaCACCATATTTACGTGTCCCTATAGCACGTATGCGTTCAATAGAATGCCCTTTGGTCTATGTAATGCACccgcgacttttcaaaggtgtatgatggttAATTTTAATGacatggttgaaagatttgtggaagtgTTCTTGGATGACTTTTCTATGTTTGGATGATCTTTTGCTAATTATTTAATGAACCTTGATAAAGTGcttgctaggtgtgaagagaCGAACCTGGTGCTAaactgggaaaaatgtcatttcttGGTACGTGAAGGTATATTTTTGGGGCATAAGGTGTCCAAAAATGGTTTGCAGTGGGACAAAGCAAAGGTGGAAGCGATTGAAAAATTGCCCCCACCGACGTCCATCAAAGGCATTCACAGTTTATTGGGCCATGCAGGTTTTATCgtcgtttcattaaagatttttcGAAAATCTCTTCTCCTTTGTGCAGGATTCTTGAGAAAGATGTCcccttcaagtttgatgatgcctGTCTGAAAGCATTTGAGGAGTTGAAGGGAATGTTGGTGACTGCACCAATTATCATTGCTCCGGATTGGGAGCAACCATTTGGGTTGATGTGCGATGCGAGTGACATAGCAATCGAAGCTGTTTTGGGGCAAAGGAGAAATAAGATCTTTCACTCCATTTACTATGTGAGCAAAACTCTAAATCCAGCCCATATGAACTACACagttactgaaaaagagttgcttgtAATGGTGTGGGCGTTTGACAAGTTCAGATCCTATATAGTGGGAACCAAAGTCATCGTCTACATAGATCATTCAACTATCAGATACTTGTTTGAAAAGAAAGACGCCAAGCCAAGGCTGATTCGTTGGGTCCTCCTCCTACAAGAGTTTGACTTA
The Nicotiana sylvestris chromosome 11, ASM39365v2, whole genome shotgun sequence DNA segment above includes these coding regions:
- the LOC104242351 gene encoding uncharacterized protein, coding for MPLSLFKKLGLGAPRPTTVMLQLTDRSITHLEGVIEDVSLQIGKFIFHADFIILDYEADELVPIILGRPLLAIGDAIIKVREGKMILRVDSKEAVFNVYKAIQLPRHYEELSMISVVEVDD